CCATCGGCAACCACGACAAGCGCGAGCGCTTCCTGGAAGTCTTCGATCACGTCATGCCGGATGAGGACGGTTTCGTGCAGCAGGTAATCGACTTTCCCGACTGCCGGGTGCTGCTGCTCGATACGCTGTTTGCCCCGCCCTATGACTATCCTGCAAGTCACTCCGGCCTTCTCTGCGACCGACGCCTCGCCTGGCTCGACCGCAAGCTGGCGAAGGCGGAAAAACCTGTTCTTCTCTTCATGCACCACCCGCCGCATCGCACCGGCTTCACCGGAATGGACGCGATCCGCCTGACCAACGAAGCCGCGTTCTACGAGCTGGTGCTGCGCCACGGAAACGTGCGACACATTTTCGCCGGCCACGTCCACCGCACCATTGGCGGCTCGCATCACGGCATACCGTTTTCGATCTTCAAGAGCCCTGTCCACCAGCAGCCGATGCCGTTCGACATGGCCAACGCCTCGCTGTCGGTCGATGAGCCCGGCGCCTACGGGATCGTGGTGCTGACGCCAGAGGGCCTGCAGGTACATAACGAGGACTACGAAATCGCCCGGCGCGACAGCGCCATCGCATAGCGATCCGCAGCTTCTCCATTTCGAAAGGCCGGAACCCTATCCGCCAGAGCGCGTTTGGCTTGGTGAAGGGACCGAAAGACCCAACCGGAAGGAGAAGGTTATGTACAGGATCCTCATGGCTGTCGTCGCACTTGCGTTGGCAGGTGCGACGACAGTCCACGCTGAAGAAAAGAAGAACAACCCCGGGCTCGGCGCCGCCACCGGCGGGGCGGCAGGCGCTTTGACCGGTGCGCTTGTTGGCGGGCCCATCGGCGCTGCGATCGGCGGTGTGGCCGGCGCGACCCTCGGTGCGGCCGCCTCCGTTCCGCCCGCAGCGCGCACCTACGTGATCGAGCACCCGGTCGAACCGGTCGTGCTCGCAGGTCAGCTCACAGCGGAAACACGCCTGCGGGAAGACGTCGTGCTGACGCCGATTCCCGATCATCCCGACCTTGCCTACGTTTATGTGGACAACCGGCCGGTAATCGTGCGCACCCGCGACCGAAAGGTCATCTATGCCCAGGCACCCGAGACGACGGGCAGCATCGTTCCGGCGGTGCCGGAGACGACGATCACTTATATCGAGCGCAACCCGGTCGGGCCGGTCGTGCTTGAAGGGCCTGTTGCAGCCGGCACCGTCATTCCGGACGATGTCGACCTTGTGCCAGTTCCTGACAGCCCCGACTACGGCTATATCTATGTGGAGGAGCGCCCGGTCCTGATCGAGCGCGGCACCCGTAGGGTCATCTGGCTGCGCTGACCGTCCCCGCTTCAAGGCCGACGGCCCGCGCTGCGGGCCGTTTGGCATTACGGGTTGTCGGGGTAGCCCGTAGCACGCGTCAGAGCGTCGATCACCTCACCGTCGGATACCTGCGCAAAATCGAGATAGTGCGGGCCCACGGCGCGAAAATCGTGCGGTCGCAGGAGGCAGACGACCCTGTCTGCAGACACGCTCAGCAGCTCGATAGCCTCCGGCGGAGCAACCGGTATCGCGAGGGTGATCGAGTGCACACGCTGCAGGCGCAACGCCTTCAGCCCGGCAGCGAGCGTGGCCCCGGTCGCCACGCCGTCATCCGTCACGATCACGTTGCGCCCTTCCAGCGCCACCGCCGACCTCCCGCCGAGATAGGCTATTCGCTGGCGATCGATCTCCGCGATCTGGAGCGCGACCTCCGTCTCGACGTAGGCCCGCGTGGCACCGCTGCAGGCAAGCAGGTCGCTGTTGAACACCGTCTGCGGCGCGCTGCAGCCCGCGACCGCGCCGATTGCGACCTCGTGGTTCCAGGGAGCACCGATCTTGCGAACAAAGAGGAGATCGAGTTCGGCACCGAGCCTCGCCGCGATCTCCGTTCCGACGGCAACGCCGCCGCGGGGAATGGCAAGGATCACCGGTCGCTCGACAGGCTCGCGCGCCAGCACGTCTGCGAGCCTGCGACCCGCATCCGCTCGATCGGCGAACTGATAGACCTCAGGCATTCGGCATTCCTCGCGACCAAGGAAGACGTATGAAATTGCGCCCCATATTAGCAAATTCGTTAATGTCTTGCAGATACTGAATGATGCAGATGGACAGACTCCGCAGGGTCAGGAGCTGCTCCCAGATGCCGGTTGGCATTTGCATTCTCCATGACGGAGCTCACTCCCCATTTCGATTTCGTCACGCCGCCGCGAAACATCGGCGAATGTCTCTGCTCGTGAGGATTCCATGTTCAACATACAGCCCAAGTCGCTCGCGACGAAGCTGATCGCAGTAACCGGGGGCACAATCGCCCTCGTTCTCCTGGCATCGAATTTCGTCCTGATTTCACAATCCGAAGATCGCGTCCAATCGCTGATCCTGAATGAGGCAAACAGCGAGGCGCGCGCAATTGCCAAAGATATCGCCGGAGCTGTCGGCGAACTGGCGAGCGCTGCTCGATCGACGATCGGCATTATCGGCAAGGGGCATGAGAACGGATACCTTGACCGGAAGAACGTCATCGACCTCCTGAAGGTCAATGTCGAGCGGAATGAATTTGCCTTCGGTAGCTGGTTCGCCGCGGAAAAAGACACGTTCGACGGCAAGGCAGCCGAATTTTCCGGGAACGCCGAGTTCGGCGGCGCCAAGGATGGAACATTCAATCCCTACTGGACCAAGGGCAAGGACGGCATCGCCTTCTCCACGTTCGAGTCCGAGTACGACAGCGAGTTCTACCTGCTCGCGGCAAAGAGCGGCAAAGGCGCGATGACCTCGCCCTATCTGGAAACAGGGACGGGTGAAGACATTTCCATCTCATCGATCGCCTATCCGGTCATGTCAAACGGCAAACTGATCGGCGTCGGCGGTGTCGACGTCAGGCTGACCACGCTTGCCGAACGCGTCTCTCAGCTCAAGCCTTTCGGCTCCGGTCGCGTCCTGGTCCTCACTCAATCCGGCAAATGGCTGGTCGCTCCGCGGCCGGAACTACTGATGAAGGACTATGAGGGCACCGGTAGCGAGGTGATCAAGGAGGCACTCGCCTCACAGAAGGCCGGCTTCATCCAGAACCTCTCCTTCGATAACAACGAAACCTTCGACCGCGTCGTCTATCCGGTTGCTTTGCCGGACGTAAATGCGACCTGGGTTGTTCTCGTCGACATCCCGCGCGCGGTAATCAACGCACCCGTCAAGGACCAGACCTTCATGATGGTCATCGGTGGTCTGATCGTGCTCGGCGCCGTGATGGCCGGTCTTCTGATCGCGGTTCGCCGCTTCGTGCAAAAACCGCTCACCGGACTCGTCAACGATGTCGAGAAGCTGAGCGGCGGTGACTACGCCGATCCTGTCTCCGGTCAGGAGCGCAGCGACGAGACCGGTGCCGTTGCAAAGGCTCTGGAAGGGTTCCGCCACCAGCTCGCCGACACCAAGCGCCTTGAGGCCGAGGCCGAAAGCCATCGCCAGATGAGCGAGGCCGAACGCAACCGTTCCGAGGAAGAGCGTCAGGCTTCCGGCGCCTTGCAGCGCGACATCGTCTCTCGCCTTGCCGACGGGCTTGCCCGCCTGTCCTCGGGCGAGCTCTCCTATCGCCTTTCCGGTGAGTTCCCCGGCGAGTACGCGAAGATCAAGACCGACTTCAACTCCGCCATGGTGAGCCTCGAAGAGACGATCCAGACGGTGAACGCCTCGGTCGCCAACATCGGCAACGGCACGGGCGAGATCTCCAATGGCGCCGCCGACCTGTCGCACCGCACGGAACAGCAGGCCGCAAGCCTCGAGGAGACCGCAGCCGCCCTCGACGAGCTGACCTCGCAGGTCAACTCGAGCGCGGAGAACGCCCGGGTTGCTGCCCAGTCGGTCGCGACTGCAAGCGACGACGCAGGCAAGTCGGGAGAGGTCGTGCAGAAGGCAATCGCTGCCATGAAGGGTATCGAGAAGTCTTCCAGCGAGATTTCCAACATCATCGGTGTCATCGACGAGATTGCCTTCCAGACGAACCTCCTTGCGCTCAACGCAGGCGTCGAGGCTGCTCGCGCTGGCGAAGCCGGCAAGGGCTTTGCCGTCGTCGCCCAGGAGGTCCGCGAGCTCGCCCAGCGGTCCGCCAACGCCGCCAAGGAGATCAAGAACCTCATCAATGCCTCTGAGACCCAGGTGCGCGAGGGCGTCGATCTCGTCGGAAAGGCCGGCAGCGCGCTCGAAAAGATCGCCGAGCAGGTCATGCAGATCAATGGCCTCATCCGCCAGATCTCAGGCTCGGCCTCCGAACAGGCCGTCGGCCTGAAGGAGATCAACTCGGCCGTCAACCAGATGGATCAGGTCACGCAGCAGAACGCGGCGATGGTGGAAGAGACCACCGCGGCCAGCGTCGCGCTGAACGAAGAAGCGAGAACGCTGCAATCGCTCGTCGCCCGCTTCCGCACGGGACAGGGCCAACAGGCGATGGCTGCGCAGCCGCAGCGCCAGGCCCAGCCGGTCCATGCGCCCGCGCCGGCGCGCCGCGCCGCTGCTCCGGCACGCCCGATCCCGCCGGTCGCTGGCAATACGGCACTAGCCCAGGACGACTGGGAAGAGTTCTGAGCGGAACGAAACCCTCTAAACGGAAACGGCGCCCTCGCGGCGCCGTTTTGCATTGTATGACCATTGGTTCGACCGCTGACAGACGGTGGTTGCAGGCGGCGGTAGGTGCCGCAATGGCCTCACAGCCGTGCCACGCGCTCCGTCAGCAGATCGAAGAACCCCTGTGCGTCGATGTCGCGCATCACTCGGGCGTTGGGCTTGCGCTCAGTCACCTGCCACCAGTCGACAACCGTCATACCGGCGGTCAGTTGCGAACCAGTCTCGATCTCGACATTGCAATCACGACCGCCAAAGAGTTCCGGACGCAGCAGGTAGGCGATCACGGTGGGGTCATGCAGCGGTCCGCCGTCGGAGCCGTATTTCTCGATGTCGAAGCGCTCGAAGAACTCCAGCATCTCGACCAGCGCGATCGCCGGCCGCGAACCGATCGCGCGGATTTTCTCAACCCGCGTCTTCAGCGTCAGCACCTTGTGGGTCACGTCGAGCGGCATCATCACGATCGGGATCCCGCCGCGGAAGACGAGGTCAGCGGCCTCCGGATCCACATAGATGTTGAACTCGGCCGCCGGCGTGATGTTGCCGCCTTCGAAGAAGCCACCGCCCATCATGACGATCTCGGCGATGCGCCCGGCAATTTCCGGCGCCCTCTGCAGGGCCAAAGCGACGTTGGTCAGCGGTCCGAGCGTGCACAGCGTCACCGAGCCCGCAGGTTCGGCACGCAGCGTGTCGATGATGAAATCGACGGCATGCTTGTCCTGCAGCGGCATGGTGGGCTCATCGAACTCGGGACCGTCGAGACCGGTCTTGCCATGCACGTGCTCGGCAGTCACGAGCGGACGCTTAAGCGGCGCATTGGCGCCAGCGAACACCATCATGTCAGTGCGCCCGCATAATTCGCAGAGAATGCGCGCGTTGCGCGTTGTCAGCGCCAACGGCACGTTGCCGGCGACCGTGGTGATGCCGAGAACGTCGAGTTCACTGGTGCTTCCGAGCGCCAACATGATTGCAGCGGCATCGTCCTGACCCGGATCGGTGTCTATGATTATCTTTTTTCGTTGCGACATGGGCCTTCACCTTCCCGAATCATCTTCAGCGCCGTCCCTCCGGCGACACGGGACTATATTTGCCGAACAGCGCGAGGCAAGCGCCTTGCGCCCCTGCAGAAGAGTACCCATATTGCGCTCATGCAGGGATGCTGAAATTCGGGTCCCGCTCCGGTCGCTTGAAAGCAAGGACTAACGAAATGAGCCGTATCACGCCTTTTGCCAGCCCTCTCCTTCTCGGTTTCGATGCCATGGAGAAAACGCTCGAGCGTATCGCCAAGGGCAATGATGGCTATCCCCCGTACAACATCGAGCGCGTTCGCCCTGACAGCACTTCAGGCGATCCCGAGCGGCTGCGCATCACGCTCGCCGTTGCCGGCTTTTCCGAAGAGGAGCTTGAGGTGACGACGGAGGAAAACCAGTTGATCGTCCGAGGCCGACAGGTCGATACGCTTGAACGCGACTATCTCTATCGGGGCATTGCCGCCCGGCAGTTCCAGCGTATGTTCGTCCTTGCTGACGGCATGCACGTGCTGGGCGCCGAGCTTCGCAACGGCCTTCTCTCGATCGATCTTGCGCGTCCTGAACCGGAACGCTTGGTAAAGAAAATTAACATTTTCGTACCAGACTAGGCCAAGCTCCGTTCCTGCGGGAACATCCGCCGGGACGCATCACGGAATAGTCGAATAACCGGGCGCACCGACGGGTCACTATGACAGCGGGCATCCGGCAGGCCGGTAATCAATCCGGCACATTGCCAGGAGGCAAACATGGGACTGAAAACGATTACCCCCCAAGTCACGAAGGCCGACCTTGCGCATCTGGGCGCAGGCGAAGTGGGCTATATCCGCAAGATGCGGGCTGACGAGGTTTCGCGCTGCTTCCCGGAAGCGCCGGATATCGATCCGAACCTCGACCTCTGGGCGCTATTCGGCGCCGATGGCACACCGATCCTTCTGACGGACAACCGTTCGAGCACTTTCTACAAGGCAGCAGAAGACGAACTGCGCACTGTCAGCCTGCACTGACCGCAAGCCGCGTCGCGGCCTTTCGGTAGACGTCCGGCGGGATCAGACCCGCCGGAAAGTAAGATAGGCCGAGCTTCGACCTTCGCGTCTTGCCTTGGCCTCGTAGCGTGTTCCCGGCCATCCTGCAAAAGGCGTCAGCCAGTCCCTGGCATTGTTTGCCGTCCATTCGAATTCGGGATGCGCCCCGCAGTGCAGCAGCGTCCAGTTGACATAGGTATCGATGTCCGACGTGAAGCAGAAATGCCCCCCAGACTTGAGAACCCGGGCGAACCGGTCGAGGTTGACCGCCGACACGAAGCGCCTCTTCCAGTGCTTCCGCTTCGGCCATGGGTCGGGGTAGAGCAAGTCGACCTGGTCGATCGATGCCGCCGGCAGCCAATCCAGAACCTCGGTTGCATCATCGTCATAGAGGCGGATGTTGCGTGCGCCAGTCTCCTCGATCCGGCCGACGAGTTTCGCCATGGAGTTGACGAAGGGTTCCACACCGATGAAACCCGTGTCCGGTTGCTCCAGAGCGCGATGCATCAGGTGCTCTCCGCCGCCAAAGCCGATTTCCAGCCGGAGGCGAGCCGGCGTAAACGCAAACAGGCCTTCGATGCGCTCTGGCGCCGGCTGCGAGAGGTCGAGCGCCAGCGTTGGCAGAACGTCATTCAACTGCCGCGCCTGTCGTTCGCGGAGCGGTTTGCCCTTACGTCGTCCGAAGAAGGCTTCCGTGGCGCGGCTTGGGCGCTGCTGTTCTGTCATGGGTTGGTCTTTCACGATAAAAGCGGGCGTCTCCCCGTGGAGACACCCGCTTTACAGTTTTCCGTAGCGATCCGTAAAGGCCGATCAGGCTGCCTTGAGTGCCTCGGTCCGCAGCGCTTCCTTGAGCGGCTTCACCAGATCCAGCTTCTCCCAGGAGAACGACCCGTCACGGCCGGCCTTGCGGCCGAAGTGGCCATACGCGGACGTCTTGGCATAGATCGGCTTGTTGAGATCAAGATGCCGGCGAATGCCTGAGGGCGAGAGGTCCATCACCTGGCGGATAGCGGCCTCGACCTGGTCTTCTGTCACTTTGCCGGTGCCATGCAGATCGACATATACGGACAGCGGCTGAGCGACGCCAATCGCGTAAGAGAGCTGGATTGTGCAACGATCAGCCAAGCTGGCCGCGACGACGTTCTTCGCCAGATAGCGCGCCGCATAGGCCGCAGAGCGGTCGACCTTCGTGGTGTCCTTTCCGGAGAACGCACCACCGCCATGCGGGGCCGCCCCGCCATAGGTGTCGACGATAATCTTGCGGCCCGTCAGGCCGGCGTCGCCGTCCGGTCCACCGATGACAAACTTGCCGGTGGGATTGATGTACCACTTGCAGTCGTCAGCGATCTTGATGTCATGCAGAGCCTCGCGGATGTAGGGCTCGACCACCTTGCGGACCTTCGCCGAATCCCAACTGTCGTCGAGATGCTGGGTCGACAGTACGATCGAGGCCACTTCCGACGGCTTGCCGTCGACATACTTTACCGTCACTTGGCTCTTGGCGTCGGGGCCGAGCCTAGCCACGTCTCCGTCGCCCTTTTTGCGGGCTTCGGCCAGAAGCTGGAGAATTCGGTGCGAGTAGTAGATTGGCGCCGGCATCAGCTCTTCGGTTTCGCGGCAGGCATAGCCGAACATGATGCCCTGGTCGCCGGCACCCTCGTCACCCTGCTGGTCCGCAGCACTATCGACGCCCTGGGCGATGTCGGCGGATTGCGCGTGAAGCAGCACATCGATCTTGGCGTTCTTCCAGTGGAAGCCGCTCTGCTCGTAACCGATGTCGCGGATTGCCTTGCGCGCCGCCGCCTTGAACTTGGCGGGATTGATGACGTCGTTGCCGTCCTTGTCCTTCTTCAGCAGGCTCGGCGGCAGCCGCACCTCGCCCGCGATGACAACGCGGTTGGTCGTCGCCAGCGTCTCGCAGGCAATGCGGACGATCCAGGGGTCGAATTTCGTCTTGTTTGCTTCGCGATAGACCAGGTCGACGATTTCGTCGGAGATCCGGTCGCAGACCTTGTCGGGATGCCCCTCGGCCACGGACTCGCTAGTGAAGAGATAGTTGCTGCGCATACGGGAGTTCCCTCAATGAAGATGCTCCGTCTTAGTCATTTTACCACCGGAAAACAAGCGCAGAACGACATAAGCATATGTTTATGTCAATTCCCTCTCCGGAATGGCAGCAAAAAGAAAACGGCCCCCAAAGGGCCGTTTTCTCGCGCACGAATCTTTCAGATAAGCGGGCTGTAGTTATTCCACTTCCGCCTCGGCTGCGAGCGCCTTGACGAGGTCGACGAGCTTGCGACGAACCTTGGGGTCGGCGATCTTGACGAAGGCACGGTTCAGTTGCAGCCCCTCCGATGAGGAGAGAAAATCCACTACGTAGTTCGAGCTGGAGGCCTCGGCCATGCCGGGTTGATTGCCGGAGTCGCCCGGCGCATCTTCGAAGAAGAAGGAAACCGGCACGTTGAGTATGCTGGAAATATTCTGCAGACGGCTCGCGCCGACGCGATTCGTGCCCTTTTCGTATTTCTGGATCTGCTGGAAAGTGATTCCCAGATTTTCGCCCAATTTCTCCTGGCTCATACCAAGCATTGTGCGGCGAAGGCGGATCCGGCTACCGACATGAATGTCGATCGGGTTCGGCTTCTTCTTGTTTTCTATCATTGCTGTATCCTAACGCGCGAAATGGCCCTGTTTGCCGGCATCGATCATCAGACCTAACGTCACGTTGTACCCGAATATTTTCTCGGACTTGATAATACGAAACTGATGCCGGTAAACTCCACTATGCAATTTTAGGGGTTTTTGGTCAATTCGCATCCCTTCTAAAACCAATGCGAGAAATCACCCCTGCTCCGAAAAAGATTGCAACTAAACACCAAAACCAGAAGTTTTGTGACACACTGTCATGAAACGCAGCGTTATTTCCCGGTATAGTTGCGTCCACAAATCCGACCATACCATAAGGAAGCCCTAATGTAACACGCCCCTTGGCGTCTACAACCGCCGAGATCCCACTGTTGGCGGCGCGCACGAGCGGCAAGCCGGTCTCGACTGCCCGTACCCGGGCCTGATGGAAATGCTGGTAGGGGCCGGGCGTATCGCCGAACCATGCGTCGTTGGTGATGTTGAGCAGCGCGTCGGTCGTATAGGCTGCCTGATCGATCTCACGGGGAAAAATCGCCTCGTAACAGATGAGCGGATAGAACGAGCGCTCGCCAGGCAGCGTGAGCACTTGATGCACGCGCGCGCCGGAGAAGCCGCCCGAGAAAGCGGCAACGGCATTGATACCCCACGAATTGAACAGTTCCTCAAATGGCATGTACTCGCCGAACGGAACAAGATGGACCTTGTCGGCGGCGCCGAGGATCTGCCCCCTGCCATCGATTGCGTATATCGAATTGTAGTAGCGTGGCGGCTTGCCCGCGCCCGTATCCTCCATCCGCACAGCTCCGGCGATCAGCACCTGGTCATCGTCGAGCACCGCGGCGATCCTTGCAAGTGCATCCGGGTTGTCGGTGAGAATGAAGGGAATCGACGTTTCGGGCCAGACGATGATACCAGGACGCTGTTCGCCCGAGGGCGGATCGGCGGTCAACGCTAGATGCTTTTCAAAGACTGCTGCGCGTTGCCCGTCGTCGAGCTTGGCGGACTGGTCGATCACCGGCTGCACCAAGCGGACCCTTACATCCGTATCAACCGCGTCCGGCAGAAAGTGCAGGACGTAGAAGCCATATCCCGCCTGCAGCGCCAGAAGAAGGACTGCAAGCGATAGACCCAGCCGCTTGCCGCGGCCGGTCCACAGGAGCGCAGGCGCGGCAAAGACGAAAACGGCCAGCACGTTCATGCCGGCGATACCGAAGATTCGCGCCGGCTGCATCATCATCGGCACCGGCATTGCGCCATAGCCCACCGCATTCCATGGAAATCCGGTGAACAGCCACGAGCGCAGCCACTCGGCAAACCCAAAGGCGGCGGCCAGCACGAGGATGCGCCCCAGCCCATCTGACCAGAAGAGCCGCGCAAGCGCGACCGCAAAGCCATAGAAGAAAGCGAGGAACGCTGGCAGGCCCAGCACCGCCAGCGGCAGTGCCCAGGCATATTCGTCCGCCTCGACCAAGAGCGCATTGCCGAGCCACCACAGGCCGCCAAGGAAATAGCCGAAACCGAAGCACCAACCGATACGAAAGGCCGGCACCAGCCGGCGCAGGAGACCAGCATCGGGGTCGCCGCTGGCACCGTCGATCAA
This portion of the Rhizobium sp. ARZ01 genome encodes:
- a CDS encoding phosphodiesterase encodes the protein MTKLIVFTDLHMTPEGTTIIGLDPYDRLRKGIDHVNLHHPDADRVIFTGDLTHRADHASYLRLKGLLATLSPPAAITIGNHDKRERFLEVFDHVMPDEDGFVQQVIDFPDCRVLLLDTLFAPPYDYPASHSGLLCDRRLAWLDRKLAKAEKPVLLFMHHPPHRTGFTGMDAIRLTNEAAFYELVLRHGNVRHIFAGHVHRTIGGSHHGIPFSIFKSPVHQQPMPFDMANASLSVDEPGAYGIVVLTPEGLQVHNEDYEIARRDSAIA
- a CDS encoding DUF1236 domain-containing protein; amino-acid sequence: MYRILMAVVALALAGATTVHAEEKKNNPGLGAATGGAAGALTGALVGGPIGAAIGGVAGATLGAAASVPPAARTYVIEHPVEPVVLAGQLTAETRLREDVVLTPIPDHPDLAYVYVDNRPVIVRTRDRKVIYAQAPETTGSIVPAVPETTITYIERNPVGPVVLEGPVAAGTVIPDDVDLVPVPDSPDYGYIYVEERPVLIERGTRRVIWLR
- a CDS encoding phosphoribosyltransferase family protein; protein product: MPEVYQFADRADAGRRLADVLAREPVERPVILAIPRGGVAVGTEIAARLGAELDLLFVRKIGAPWNHEVAIGAVAGCSAPQTVFNSDLLACSGATRAYVETEVALQIAEIDRQRIAYLGGRSAVALEGRNVIVTDDGVATGATLAAGLKALRLQRVHSITLAIPVAPPEAIELLSVSADRVVCLLRPHDFRAVGPHYLDFAQVSDGEVIDALTRATGYPDNP
- a CDS encoding methyl-accepting chemotaxis protein; its protein translation is MFNIQPKSLATKLIAVTGGTIALVLLASNFVLISQSEDRVQSLILNEANSEARAIAKDIAGAVGELASAARSTIGIIGKGHENGYLDRKNVIDLLKVNVERNEFAFGSWFAAEKDTFDGKAAEFSGNAEFGGAKDGTFNPYWTKGKDGIAFSTFESEYDSEFYLLAAKSGKGAMTSPYLETGTGEDISISSIAYPVMSNGKLIGVGGVDVRLTTLAERVSQLKPFGSGRVLVLTQSGKWLVAPRPELLMKDYEGTGSEVIKEALASQKAGFIQNLSFDNNETFDRVVYPVALPDVNATWVVLVDIPRAVINAPVKDQTFMMVIGGLIVLGAVMAGLLIAVRRFVQKPLTGLVNDVEKLSGGDYADPVSGQERSDETGAVAKALEGFRHQLADTKRLEAEAESHRQMSEAERNRSEEERQASGALQRDIVSRLADGLARLSSGELSYRLSGEFPGEYAKIKTDFNSAMVSLEETIQTVNASVANIGNGTGEISNGAADLSHRTEQQAASLEETAAALDELTSQVNSSAENARVAAQSVATASDDAGKSGEVVQKAIAAMKGIEKSSSEISNIIGVIDEIAFQTNLLALNAGVEAARAGEAGKGFAVVAQEVRELAQRSANAAKEIKNLINASETQVREGVDLVGKAGSALEKIAEQVMQINGLIRQISGSASEQAVGLKEINSAVNQMDQVTQQNAAMVEETTAASVALNEEARTLQSLVARFRTGQGQQAMAAQPQRQAQPVHAPAPARRAAAPARPIPPVAGNTALAQDDWEEF
- a CDS encoding nucleoside hydrolase, with amino-acid sequence MSQRKKIIIDTDPGQDDAAAIMLALGSTSELDVLGITTVAGNVPLALTTRNARILCELCGRTDMMVFAGANAPLKRPLVTAEHVHGKTGLDGPEFDEPTMPLQDKHAVDFIIDTLRAEPAGSVTLCTLGPLTNVALALQRAPEIAGRIAEIVMMGGGFFEGGNITPAAEFNIYVDPEAADLVFRGGIPIVMMPLDVTHKVLTLKTRVEKIRAIGSRPAIALVEMLEFFERFDIEKYGSDGGPLHDPTVIAYLLRPELFGGRDCNVEIETGSQLTAGMTVVDWWQVTERKPNARVMRDIDAQGFFDLLTERVARL
- a CDS encoding Hsp20 family protein, with protein sequence MSRITPFASPLLLGFDAMEKTLERIAKGNDGYPPYNIERVRPDSTSGDPERLRITLAVAGFSEEELEVTTEENQLIVRGRQVDTLERDYLYRGIAARQFQRMFVLADGMHVLGAELRNGLLSIDLARPEPERLVKKINIFVPD
- a CDS encoding DUF1150 family protein; amino-acid sequence: MGLKTITPQVTKADLAHLGAGEVGYIRKMRADEVSRCFPEAPDIDPNLDLWALFGADGTPILLTDNRSSTFYKAAEDELRTVSLH
- a CDS encoding tRNA (guanosine(46)-N(7))-methyltransferase TrmB, producing MTEQQRPSRATEAFFGRRKGKPLRERQARQLNDVLPTLALDLSQPAPERIEGLFAFTPARLRLEIGFGGGEHLMHRALEQPDTGFIGVEPFVNSMAKLVGRIEETGARNIRLYDDDATEVLDWLPAASIDQVDLLYPDPWPKRKHWKRRFVSAVNLDRFARVLKSGGHFCFTSDIDTYVNWTLLHCGAHPEFEWTANNARDWLTPFAGWPGTRYEAKARREGRSSAYLTFRRV
- the metK gene encoding methionine adenosyltransferase is translated as MRSNYLFTSESVAEGHPDKVCDRISDEIVDLVYREANKTKFDPWIVRIACETLATTNRVVIAGEVRLPPSLLKKDKDGNDVINPAKFKAAARKAIRDIGYEQSGFHWKNAKIDVLLHAQSADIAQGVDSAADQQGDEGAGDQGIMFGYACRETEELMPAPIYYSHRILQLLAEARKKGDGDVARLGPDAKSQVTVKYVDGKPSEVASIVLSTQHLDDSWDSAKVRKVVEPYIREALHDIKIADDCKWYINPTGKFVIGGPDGDAGLTGRKIIVDTYGGAAPHGGGAFSGKDTTKVDRSAAYAARYLAKNVVAASLADRCTIQLSYAIGVAQPLSVYVDLHGTGKVTEDQVEAAIRQVMDLSPSGIRRHLDLNKPIYAKTSAYGHFGRKAGRDGSFSWEKLDLVKPLKEALRTEALKAA
- a CDS encoding helix-turn-helix transcriptional regulator, whose protein sequence is MIENKKKPNPIDIHVGSRIRLRRTMLGMSQEKLGENLGITFQQIQKYEKGTNRVGASRLQNISSILNVPVSFFFEDAPGDSGNQPGMAEASSSNYVVDFLSSSEGLQLNRAFVKIADPKVRRKLVDLVKALAAEAEVE
- the lnt gene encoding apolipoprotein N-acyltransferase is translated as MERLAGKVMLMSGWTRALVAFLAGLFAVLALQPYGFIAALFVSFTVLVWLIDGASGDPDAGLLRRLVPAFRIGWCFGFGYFLGGLWWLGNALLVEADEYAWALPLAVLGLPAFLAFFYGFAVALARLFWSDGLGRILVLAAAFGFAEWLRSWLFTGFPWNAVGYGAMPVPMMMQPARIFGIAGMNVLAVFVFAAPALLWTGRGKRLGLSLAVLLLALQAGYGFYVLHFLPDAVDTDVRVRLVQPVIDQSAKLDDGQRAAVFEKHLALTADPPSGEQRPGIIVWPETSIPFILTDNPDALARIAAVLDDDQVLIAGAVRMEDTGAGKPPRYYNSIYAIDGRGQILGAADKVHLVPFGEYMPFEELFNSWGINAVAAFSGGFSGARVHQVLTLPGERSFYPLICYEAIFPREIDQAAYTTDALLNITNDAWFGDTPGPYQHFHQARVRAVETGLPLVRAANSGISAVVDAKGRVTLGLPYGMVGFVDATIPGNNAAFHDSVSQNFWFWCLVAIFFGAGVISRIGFRRDAN